One stretch of Bremerella cremea DNA includes these proteins:
- a CDS encoding Gfo/Idh/MocA family protein: MISLSRRQFLAAASATAVTSLTAPLVAAGANDELRVVVIGVNGIGKTHLNGFPQIPGVKVVGACDADSAVLGTRTEEFNKKFGYSLKKYDDIRRVYDDPDVDAVVLAIPNHWHGLGTVWGCQAGKDVYTEKPCSHNIWEAGQMEKAAKKYDRIVQVGIQRRSFTHLQDFFQEVQAGVLGKVKQVKGVYLTRRDSIGRPTMPPKPLATVNHDLWCGPAPTKLERAKYHYDWHWFWDYGNAELGNNGPHILDLCRWAIGAEEFPTSVTSIGGRYAWDDNGQTPNTHILRYQYATAPITFEIRDLPTATGKKDTCKYMDLSYGIIVEGEDATYVGFDTGKVIDKNGKTIREISGNTGSDGGRQLHRENFVKAVRSRKTSDLNCSVKTGHLSTALCHLGNISHQVGQPVHLNSLPERVAQQPLLSDATSRMIEHLSANGVDLPSATVQLGETLEINPKTEKFVSSEAANQRLRREYRAPYIVPDNV; the protein is encoded by the coding sequence ATGATTTCGCTTAGTCGTCGCCAATTCCTTGCCGCTGCTTCCGCTACTGCGGTTACTTCGCTGACAGCTCCTCTTGTGGCGGCAGGTGCCAACGACGAGTTACGAGTCGTGGTGATTGGCGTGAATGGCATTGGCAAGACTCACTTAAATGGTTTTCCCCAAATCCCTGGCGTAAAAGTTGTCGGGGCATGTGACGCCGATAGCGCCGTGCTGGGCACACGAACCGAAGAGTTCAACAAAAAGTTTGGCTACTCATTGAAGAAGTACGACGACATTCGTCGCGTTTACGACGATCCGGATGTCGATGCGGTTGTGCTGGCGATCCCCAATCATTGGCATGGCCTGGGAACCGTTTGGGGCTGCCAAGCTGGTAAGGATGTCTACACCGAGAAGCCCTGCTCGCACAATATTTGGGAAGCGGGGCAAATGGAAAAGGCAGCCAAGAAGTACGACCGAATTGTACAAGTTGGTATTCAACGCCGCAGTTTCACGCACCTGCAAGATTTCTTCCAAGAAGTCCAGGCAGGCGTCCTTGGCAAGGTGAAACAGGTGAAAGGGGTCTATCTGACTCGTCGCGACTCGATCGGCCGTCCAACCATGCCACCGAAACCGCTGGCCACGGTCAATCACGATTTGTGGTGTGGCCCGGCGCCGACCAAGTTAGAGCGAGCCAAGTACCACTACGATTGGCACTGGTTCTGGGACTATGGCAATGCAGAACTGGGAAACAATGGCCCGCACATTCTCGACCTGTGCCGCTGGGCGATTGGGGCGGAAGAATTTCCGACCAGCGTCACTAGCATCGGTGGGCGTTATGCCTGGGATGATAACGGGCAAACGCCCAATACCCATATCCTGCGATATCAATATGCTACCGCTCCGATTACCTTTGAAATTCGCGACTTGCCCACGGCGACCGGCAAGAAAGATACCTGCAAATATATGGATCTCAGTTACGGAATTATCGTGGAAGGGGAAGACGCAACATACGTCGGGTTCGATACCGGCAAGGTCATCGACAAGAATGGCAAGACGATACGCGAGATATCAGGCAACACCGGCAGCGATGGCGGACGCCAACTGCACCGCGAGAACTTTGTGAAAGCGGTTCGCTCACGCAAGACAAGCGATCTCAATTGTAGTGTGAAAACGGGTCATCTTTCGACCGCACTGTGTCACTTAGGGAATATTTCGCATCAGGTCGGTCAGCCGGTTCATTTGAACTCGCTACCGGAACGTGTCGCGCAGCAACCACTTCTTTCTGACGCCACCAGTCGAATGATTGAGCACCTTTCGGCCAACGGTGTCGATCTTCCTTCAGCAACCGTCCAGCTTGGCGAAACGCTAGAAATCAACCCAAAAACCGAGAAGTTCGTCAGTAGCGAGGCCGCCAATCAGCGACTTCGTCGAGAGTATCGGGCCCCATATATCGTGCCAGATAATGTCTAA